In Stutzerimonas stutzeri, a genomic segment contains:
- a CDS encoding TolC family outer membrane protein, giving the protein MLRRLTLALAATAASSGLTWAETAPPLSARTDLISVYQQAVENNADLAAARAQYKAIQEVVPQARAGLLPNLSGAAEMSNTRTDVDTSMGSRSLKRSGTVYQATLSQPIFRADRWFQLQAAEAISEQAALEYSIAEQDLIRLTAQAYFAVLRAQDNLAAAKAEQSAFQRQLDQANERFEVGLSDRTDVLEAQAGFDTARANRLLAQRQVDDSFQALFTLTNREYLALEGIEHSLPVLPPVPNDASAWVNTATQQNLDLLASNQAVNAAEETLRQRRSGHAPTLDAVARYSKGDNDSLGFTNTGSEAVTGIPRYTGDVEQRSIGLQLNIPLYSGGLTTSLGREAFYQLTQTEQQRESLRRQVVESTRNLHRAVNTDVEQVQARRQSIISNQSALEATDIGYQVGTRNIVDVLDTQRRLFAAVRDYNNARYDYILDNLRLKQAAGTLNPGDLEDLQRYLKADYDPDTDFLPPDLSESIGRPVRID; this is encoded by the coding sequence ATGCTGCGCAGACTCACGTTGGCACTCGCCGCGACCGCCGCCTCGTCGGGGCTGACATGGGCCGAGACAGCACCTCCGCTTTCCGCCCGTACCGACCTGATCAGCGTTTACCAGCAGGCCGTCGAGAACAATGCCGATCTCGCCGCGGCGCGCGCTCAGTACAAAGCGATTCAGGAAGTCGTGCCACAGGCACGTGCCGGCCTGCTTCCGAACCTCAGCGGCGCCGCAGAGATGAGCAACACCCGAACTGACGTCGACACCAGCATGGGTTCACGCTCGCTGAAGCGCAGCGGCACCGTCTACCAGGCTACCCTGAGCCAGCCGATCTTTCGCGCCGACCGCTGGTTCCAGCTGCAGGCGGCTGAGGCCATCAGCGAGCAGGCAGCGCTGGAATACTCGATCGCCGAGCAGGATCTGATCCGCCTGACCGCTCAAGCGTATTTCGCGGTATTGCGCGCTCAAGACAACCTCGCCGCGGCCAAGGCGGAGCAGTCGGCCTTCCAGCGCCAGCTCGATCAGGCCAACGAGCGCTTCGAAGTGGGCCTTTCTGACCGCACCGATGTGCTTGAAGCCCAGGCAGGCTTCGATACCGCAAGAGCCAACCGCCTGCTTGCCCAACGTCAGGTCGACGATTCGTTCCAGGCGCTGTTCACCCTGACCAACCGCGAATACCTGGCGCTGGAAGGCATCGAGCACAGCCTGCCAGTATTGCCTCCGGTGCCCAACGACGCCAGCGCCTGGGTGAATACCGCGACCCAGCAGAACCTCGACCTGCTGGCCAGCAACCAGGCAGTCAATGCTGCCGAGGAAACCTTGCGCCAGCGTCGCTCGGGCCATGCGCCGACACTGGACGCCGTAGCGCGCTATAGCAAGGGAGACAATGACAGCTTGGGCTTCACCAATACGGGTAGCGAAGCCGTCACGGGCATCCCCCGCTACACCGGTGATGTCGAGCAACGCAGCATCGGCCTGCAATTGAACATCCCCCTGTACAGCGGTGGCCTGACGACCTCACTTGGCCGCGAAGCCTTCTACCAGCTGACCCAGACCGAGCAACAGCGTGAAAGCCTGCGCCGCCAGGTAGTCGAGTCCACCCGCAATTTGCATCGAGCAGTAAACACCGATGTCGAACAGGTGCAGGCACGTCGGCAGTCGATCATTTCCAACCAGAGTGCACTGGAAGCTACCGATATCGGCTATCAAGTCGGGACACGTAATATCGTCGATGTACTCGACACTCAGCGCCGCCTGTTCGCCGCAGTGCGCGACTATAACAATGCGCGCTACGACTACATTCTCGACAACCTGCGCTTGAAGCAGGCCGCCGGCACGCTCAACCCGGGCGACCTGGAGGATCTGCAGCGCTATCTGAAAGCCGATTACGATCCGGACACGGACTTCCTGCCGCCCGATCTTTCCGAGAGTATCGGGCGACCGGTGCGCATCGACTAG